One stretch of Hevea brasiliensis isolate MT/VB/25A 57/8 chromosome 12, ASM3005281v1, whole genome shotgun sequence DNA includes these proteins:
- the LOC110668002 gene encoding mitogen-activated protein kinase kinase kinase 20-like, with product MKRKVMALEEDSSDNHGVAWRRGPLLGKGVFASVYLAFLTKPKSRRAFYPPLMAVKSAEVSSSSSLQKEKQVFNHLPDCPYILECYGEETTMSKDGKMLYNLLSEYASGGTLADLIKRSDGCGLPESDVKRYTRSILKGIDYIHSHDYVHCDLKPDNVLLVPSGDGDLVPKIGDFGLAKKVPKTKKRKFDCSIAGTAMYMAPETLVDNIQEFPSDIWALGCMVFEMFTGKSLWGSNPDETTEEACQRIADRYEMPKIPSWISKDGKDFLKGCLVKNHQFRFTIEMLLIHPFVSGIDDT from the coding sequence ATGAAGAGAAAGGTTATGGCACTCGAAGAAGATAGCTCGGATAATCACGGAGTTGCGTGGCGGAGAGGGCCGTTGCTTGGCAAAGGAGTGTTTGCGTCTGTTTATCTCGCTTTTTTGACGAAACCCAAATCAAGAAGAGCGTTTTATCCACCACTTATGGCTGTTAAATCAGCGGAGGTCTCTTCCTCAAGTTCGCTTCAGAAGGAGAAACAGGTTTTCAACCATCTTCCTGACTGTCCCTACATTCTTGAGTGTTATGGTGAAGAAACTACTATGAGTAAGGATGGAAAGATGCTTTACAATCTGTTGTCGGAGTACGCTTCTGGAGGAACCCTAGCTGATCTTATAAAGAGGTCGGATGGCTGTGGGCTGCCTGAATCGGATGTGAAGAGATACACAAGGTCTATTCTTAAAGGTATTGATTATATCCACAGTCATGATTATGTTCATTGTGACTTGAAGCCGGACAATGTGCTGCTCGTGCCTAGTGGGGATGGTGACCTTGTGCCCAAGATTGGGGATTTTGGATTGGCCAAGAAAGTTCCGAAGACGAAGAAGAGGAAGTTTGATTGTTCTATTGCAGGGACTGCTATGTATATGGCACCAGAGACTCTCGTTGATAATATTCAGGAATTTCCCTCTGATATTTGGGCTCTTGgatgcatggtttttgagatgttTACTGGGAAATCACTTTGGGGTTCGAACCCTGATGAAACAACTGAAGAAGCTTGCCAAAGGATTGCTGATAGATATGAAATGCCAAAAATTCCTTCTTGGATTTCAAAGGATGGCAAGGATTTCTTGAAAGGATGTCTAGTGAAGAATCATCAGTTCAGATTCACCATTGAGATGCTATTAATTCATCCTTTTGTATCTGGAATAGATGACACATAA
- the LOC110667959 gene encoding major latex protein 149-like, with product MTLLAENINGHGPNTSNEWANLLDGAEVFKEKIMLDEEKKKELIGPEGDAFKIYKVYNGIWELIPKDQGSLAKVNLEYKKLNENVPVPDKYMDFLISMTRKLMKGSPSHKWSES from the exons ATGACCTTGTTGGCGGAGAATATAAATGGCCATGGACCAAATACTTCAAACGAGTGGGCCAATTTGTTAG ATGGAGCTGAAGTCTTTAAAGAGAAGATTATGTTGGATGAGGAGAAGAAGAAAGAACTTATTGGCCCTGAAGGTGATGCGTTCAAGATTTACAAGGTCTATAATGGCATATGGGAACTCATACCCAAAGACCAGGGGAGCTTGGCAAAAGTGAATCTTGAATATAAGAAGCTGAATGAGAATGTTCCTGTTCCTGATAAATACATGGATTTCTTGATTAGCATGACAAGGAAATTAATGAAGGGATCTCCAAGCCATAAATGGAGTGAATCTTGA
- the LOC110667958 gene encoding pentatricopeptide repeat-containing protein At1g71420: MLARTPALLMSLPKIRAWDFTLRTFTSSSLLQSSSTAPKANGILNEVRILSTCGCIDEALSLFFSASPPPPLPYSQQTYATLFHACARHGYLQKGMYLHQHMLSHNRSYSPSVFVTNHLINMYAKCGDLKYARQLFDQMPERNLVSWTALISGYAQQGQACECSRLFSDMLMHCRPNEFAFTSVLTCGDYEHGKQVHALALKIGLGASIYVGNALISMYCRCYNSSGSDSGDIDEASTVFETMEFRNLVSWNAMIAGFQLRKLGSKAVSLFSQMHSDGIGFDRATLVSVLSSLSESYNDSLHVGLKCCFLLHCLSIKSALVLQIEVATALVKAYSDLGGEFTDCHRLFLETGCFRDIVSWTGIITTFAERQPEEALFLFCQLHREGLAPDRYTFSIVLKACAGLGIERHAYAVHSQVIKAGFGVDAVLGNALIHAYARCGSISLSKKVFDEMRFRNLVSWNSMLKAYALHGQAKEALHLFSEMNVHPDSATIIALLSACSHAGMVEEGIKIFDSMLDTHGIFPQLDHYASMVDILGRAGRVVEAKVLISEMPMEPDSVVWSALLGSCRKHGETQLAKLAADKLKELEPRNSLGYVQMSNIYCSGGSYSEAGVIRKEMEGSRVRKEPGLSWIEIGNRVHEFASGGRRHPQREAICTRLNLLIGQLKGRGYVPETSLALHDIEEEHKEEQLYHHSEKLALVFAMMNEGSLHHDRSVIKIIKNIRICVDCHGFMKLASDLLHMEIVVRDSNRFHQFKNGMCSCNDYW, from the coding sequence ATGCTAGCTAGGACACCAGCTTTGTTAATGTCACTACCAAAAATACGCGCCTGGGATTTCACTCTCCGAACCTTCACCTCCAGCAGTCTTCTTCAATCTAGCAGCACAGCACCCAAAGCTAACGGCATTCTCAACGAGGTGCGTATCCTTTCCACGTGCGGCTGCATTGACGAAGCGCTCTCACTCTTCTTCAGTGCATCACCACCACCTCCGCTACCGTACTCCCAGCAAACCTACGCCACTCTTTTTCATGCATGTGCCCGCCATGGATACCTTCAAAAAGGCATGTACTTGCACCAACACATGCTTTCCCATAATCGTAGCTATTCACCAAGCGTGTTCGTAACCAATCATCTCATAAACATGTATGCGAAATGCGGGGACTTGAAGTACGCGCGGCAACTGTTCGATCAAATGCCAGAAAGAAACTTAGTTTCTTGGACTGCTTTGATATCTGGGTACGCGCAACAAGGGCAGGCCTGTGAGTGCTCTCGTTTGTTTTCTGATATGCTAATGCATTGCAGGCCGAATGAATTTGCTTTTACAAGTGTGCTTACTTGTGGTGACTATGAGCATGGCAAGCAGGTGCATGCGCTTGCTTTGAAAATCGGTTTAGGTGCTAGTATTTACGTGGGAAATGCACTTATTTCCATGTATTGTAGGTGTTACAATAGCAGCGGCAGTGATAGTGGAGATATAGATGAAGCTTCGACAGTGTTTGAGACAATGGAGTTTCGTAATCTTGTTTCTTGGAATGCAATGATTGCAGGGTTTCAGCTCCGGAAACTCGGGTCAAAAGCTGTAAGTCTTTTTAGCCAAATGCACAGTGATGGAATTGGGTTTGATCGTGCCACGCTGGTCAGTGTCTTGTCTTCCTTGAGTGAAAGCTATAATGATAGTTTGCATGTGGGTCTTAAGTGTTGTTTTCTGTTACACTGTCTTAGTATAAAAAGTGCCTTGGTGTTGCAAATTGAAGTTGCAACTGCATTGGTGAAGGCCTATTCAGATCTTGGCGGAGAGTTTACTGATTGTCACAGGCTTTTCTTGGAGACAGGGTGTTTTCGTGATATTGTTTCATGGACTGGCATTATAACAACATTTGCAGAACGGCAACCTGAAGAAGCCCTCTTCCTTTTCTGTCAACTGCATAGGGAAGGCTTAGCTCCAGATCGGTATACATTTTCAATTGTGTTAAAAGCTTGTGCAGGTCTTGGTATTGAGAGACATGCCTACGCTGTTCATTCACAAGTAATTAAAGCTGGGTTTGGGGTTGATGCCGTGCTTGGAAATGCCTTGATCCATGCTTATGCAAGATGTGGCTCCATTTCCTTATCCAAGAAAGTTTTTGATGAAATGAGATTTCGTAATTTAGTTTCTTGGAACTCAATGCTGAAGGCTTATGCTCTGCATGGTCAAGCTAAGGAGGCATTACATCTCTTTTCTGAAATGAATGTACATCCTGATTCTGCAACCATAATTGCTCTCCTTTCAGCATGCAGCCATGCTGGAATGGTGGAAGAAGGTATCAAAATCTTTGATTCAATGCTTGATACTCATGGTATTTTTCCACAACTAGATCATTATGCAAGCATGGTTGATATTCTTGGCCGAGCTGGGCGAGTTGTTGAGGCAAAAGTGCTGATAAGCGAAATGCCTATGGAGCCTGATTCTGTGGTTTGGAGTGCGCTGCTTGGCTCATGTAGGAAGCACGGTGAGACACAACTGGCCAAGTTAGCAGCAGATAAACTGAAGGAGTTGGAGCCCAGAAATTCATTAGGTTATGTACAAATGTCTAACATTTATTGTTCTGGAGGGAGTTACAGTGAAGCTGGGGTAATTAGGAAAGAAATGGAAGGCTCTAGAGTAAGAAAGGAACCTGGTTTAAGCTGGATTGAGATTGGGAACAGAGTGCATGAGTTTGCATCTGGAGGCAGACGCCATCCTCAAAGAGAGGCTATATGCACCAGGCTCAATTTACTGATTGGACAGCTAAAGGGGAGAGGCTATGTGCCGGAAACAAGCTTGGCGTTGCATGACATAGAGGAGGAGCATAAAGAGGAGCAGTTGTATCATCATAGTGAGAAGCTAGCTTTGGTGTTTGCTATGATGAATGAGGGTAGTCTGCATCATGACAGAAGTGTAATAAAAATCATAAAGAATATCCGAATATGTGTAGACTGTCACGGCTTCATGAAGTTAGCATCAGATCTTCTTCATATGGAAATTGTTGTGAGAGACTCAAACCGTtttcaccaatttaaaaatgggaTGTGCTCTTGTAATGACTATTGGTAA